One Turneriella parva DSM 21527 genomic region harbors:
- the glmS gene encoding glutamine--fructose-6-phosphate transaminase (isomerizing), with translation MCGIVGYIGPKSIESVLLVGLQKLEYRGYDSAGMAVLNGDELATRKAVGKIIELEKQLKNQPILGSAGIAHTRWATHGEPSMTNAHPHLSGHRDIAVVHNGIFENYAKLKAELIDDGHVFLSETDTEVAPHLMEKYVHEGFSTEEAFVRMLKRVEGQYAVAAISEKDSKKIYFARKGSPLIIAKGNNEYLIASDIPAVVPIAHEAIYLEEEQWGYISSSGVSIFTLGGEPVPPKWQPVAFKEEDVDKGDFEYLMLKEIYEQPDVFERILKERLDDTFIHFPELKFGKEYLARVGRILIQACGTSLNAGMIGRMYLEQFAHISAETDYSSEWRYRNPLASGDSLVVGISQSGETADTLAGLREAKAKFMRVLSFLNNINSTMARESDAMISLMAGPEIGVASTKAFTAQVLNLLFFSLYVGSIKWLMPAEERRTVLDEIRALPDKMRTILKSHERIKEIAEFLKDKNDTIFLGRTYNYPSALEGALKLKEISYIHASGYAGGEFKHGPLALVSQNVPVVIIAPQGEIRTKMISNLKEAQSRGGKIISIITEGDEEIKRESDFYVEIPPCQESISPLLVAVPLQLLAYYTAIARGCDVDRPRNLAKSVTVE, from the coding sequence ATGTGCGGCATTGTCGGCTATATTGGCCCTAAATCTATCGAATCGGTTCTGCTGGTCGGTTTGCAGAAGCTCGAATACCGCGGTTACGATTCGGCCGGCATGGCTGTCTTGAACGGCGACGAACTGGCGACGCGCAAGGCAGTCGGCAAGATTATTGAGCTCGAGAAGCAGCTGAAGAACCAGCCGATTCTGGGTTCTGCGGGCATCGCGCACACGCGCTGGGCGACGCACGGCGAACCTTCGATGACGAACGCGCACCCGCACCTGAGCGGGCACCGCGATATCGCCGTCGTGCACAACGGTATTTTTGAGAACTATGCCAAGCTTAAGGCCGAGCTCATCGACGATGGGCATGTATTTTTGAGCGAAACCGACACCGAGGTCGCGCCGCACCTCATGGAAAAATATGTGCACGAGGGATTTTCGACAGAAGAGGCATTCGTCAGAATGCTGAAGCGCGTTGAGGGACAATACGCCGTTGCCGCGATCAGCGAAAAAGACTCGAAGAAGATTTATTTTGCGCGCAAGGGCTCGCCGCTCATTATTGCCAAAGGCAACAACGAATACCTGATCGCATCAGATATACCGGCGGTAGTGCCGATTGCGCACGAGGCAATCTATCTCGAAGAAGAACAATGGGGATATATATCGAGCAGCGGGGTTTCGATTTTTACGCTGGGCGGCGAGCCAGTACCACCAAAATGGCAACCCGTTGCCTTTAAAGAAGAAGACGTAGACAAAGGCGACTTTGAATACCTGATGCTCAAAGAAATTTATGAGCAACCCGACGTGTTCGAGCGTATTCTCAAAGAACGCCTCGACGACACATTCATACACTTTCCAGAACTGAAATTCGGCAAAGAATATCTCGCGCGCGTGGGTCGTATCTTGATTCAGGCGTGCGGCACTTCTCTTAACGCGGGAATGATCGGGCGCATGTATCTCGAGCAATTTGCGCACATCAGCGCCGAAACAGATTATTCGTCTGAATGGCGCTACCGCAACCCGCTCGCAAGCGGTGATTCACTCGTGGTCGGTATCAGCCAGTCGGGTGAAACGGCCGACACGCTCGCGGGCCTGCGCGAGGCCAAAGCGAAATTCATGCGCGTGCTTTCATTTCTGAACAACATCAATTCTACCATGGCGCGCGAGTCTGATGCAATGATCAGCCTCATGGCGGGGCCCGAGATTGGTGTGGCGTCGACCAAGGCCTTCACGGCGCAGGTGTTAAATCTGCTGTTTTTCTCACTGTATGTAGGTTCGATCAAGTGGTTGATGCCGGCCGAAGAGCGCCGCACTGTGCTCGATGAAATTCGCGCCTTGCCCGACAAGATGCGCACCATATTGAAGAGCCACGAACGTATCAAAGAAATCGCCGAATTTCTCAAAGATAAAAACGACACGATATTCTTGGGGCGTACCTACAATTACCCGTCGGCGCTTGAAGGGGCACTCAAGCTGAAAGAGATATCGTACATTCACGCCTCGGGTTACGCCGGGGGTGAATTTAAGCACGGGCCGCTCGCGCTGGTGAGCCAAAACGTACCCGTCGTTATCATCGCGCCGCAGGGTGAGATTCGTACCAAAATGATTTCAAACCTCAAAGAGGCGCAATCGCGCGGGGGAAAAATCATCTCGATCATCACCGAAGGTGACGAAGAGATAAAGAGAGAATCTGACTTTTATGTCGAGATACCCCCGTGTCAAGAGAGCATCTCTCCTTTGCTTGTGGCTGTGCCATTGCAGCTGCTTGCCTATTACACGGCGATCGCAAGGGGTTGTGACGTCGACCGGCCGCGCAACCTTGCCAAATCGGTAACCGTCGAATAG
- a CDS encoding RNA polymerase sigma factor yields MKKKAVKKAVKPVRKVAAKTPARKPEKKNSSAASATTPKPVELALPGADSDLHEQRSARDQKVEGLLAGIQKQNPDALAAFFEAFSDDIYNFPMRMFRFNEDEASEFYLYAFEHLRDGRKISSFQGKAKFTTWFYAVLRNLTIDFLRSQKDKVRYTTYLKADASGKLVEAIDSVSDTRDQNLFEEALFEQFNASLISLTIPHRVLFKLAYAWYFELDKEELDYLCELQKKPENEILLRLADLKKVAHEKSVEVRELEEKLTANFQGISVLETKVENFFRENPDLDKRRESWSEEFYSASIPPQIIDMIQSLMKKKKKQQNLLLHQKKSLLSIRVPYKDLGDLLNSTQGVLSVQLIRIIERLSQSLTNQPSN; encoded by the coding sequence ATGAAGAAAAAGGCCGTCAAAAAAGCTGTAAAACCTGTACGTAAGGTTGCAGCCAAAACGCCGGCCAGAAAGCCTGAGAAAAAGAATTCATCCGCCGCATCAGCCACAACGCCCAAACCGGTAGAGTTGGCATTACCCGGCGCAGACTCTGATCTTCACGAACAGCGCAGCGCACGCGACCAAAAGGTCGAAGGTTTGCTCGCCGGTATTCAAAAACAAAACCCCGACGCGCTCGCAGCCTTCTTCGAGGCGTTCTCAGACGACATCTACAACTTTCCCATGCGCATGTTTCGGTTCAATGAAGACGAAGCGAGCGAGTTTTATCTGTATGCGTTCGAACACCTGCGCGATGGGCGCAAGATCTCGAGTTTTCAGGGGAAAGCAAAATTCACCACCTGGTTCTATGCAGTCTTAAGAAACCTGACGATCGACTTCTTGCGTTCGCAGAAAGATAAGGTGCGTTATACCACTTACCTCAAAGCTGATGCCTCGGGCAAACTGGTTGAAGCGATCGATTCGGTTTCTGACACGCGCGACCAGAACCTGTTCGAAGAAGCCTTGTTCGAGCAGTTCAACGCTTCGCTCATTTCGCTCACGATACCGCACCGCGTGCTCTTTAAGCTGGCTTACGCCTGGTACTTTGAGCTCGATAAAGAAGAACTCGATTACCTCTGCGAACTGCAGAAGAAGCCAGAGAATGAGATTTTACTCCGTCTTGCCGATCTGAAAAAAGTTGCCCACGAAAAATCTGTCGAAGTGCGCGAGCTCGAAGAAAAACTAACGGCCAACTTTCAGGGCATCTCAGTGCTTGAAACCAAAGTCGAAAACTTTTTCAGAGAAAACCCCGATTTAGACAAACGGCGCGAAAGCTGGAGCGAAGAATTCTACTCTGCATCGATACCGCCGCAAATCATCGACATGATTCAAAGTCTCATGAAAAAGAAAAAAAAGCAGCAGAATCTGTTGCTGCATCAGAAAAAGAGCCTGCTTTCGATTCGGGTGCCTTACAAAGACCTAGGCGATTTACTGAACAGCACCCAGGGCGTGCTGTCGGTGCAGCTAATCCGCATTATTGAAAGGCTGAGCCAGTCGCTCACCAACCAACCCTCAAACTAA
- a CDS encoding glycosyltransferase family 2 protein: MKADFAVSVIVPVYNNAAILAETIRQLTSYLAREFTRYELIFVDDASIDESWSLLKLAAGENPNIRLLRHSINLGQQWASARGAFAAQEAILISVDCDLPCKLEDLKKLAIAASNGIELVLGRRIGGRPRIWWREVGSACVAVLTSLLYSYRIQDFGCSTGAARREVIDRLRGKTPKVIKIQLLEEAHSFAEIEIDASQEIKRTESGYTFRALFRLFWTIIWYKIAR; encoded by the coding sequence ATGAAAGCAGATTTTGCCGTCTCCGTCATCGTGCCAGTTTACAACAATGCTGCTATCTTAGCGGAGACAATTCGCCAATTAACTTCATATCTTGCTAGAGAATTCACACGGTACGAGCTGATATTCGTAGATGATGCCAGCATTGATGAATCGTGGTCGCTGCTAAAATTGGCGGCTGGCGAAAATCCAAATATTCGTTTGCTGCGACACAGCATCAACCTGGGACAACAATGGGCGAGCGCGCGCGGTGCATTTGCGGCCCAAGAAGCTATATTAATATCCGTTGACTGTGACTTGCCATGCAAGCTCGAAGACTTAAAGAAATTGGCCATAGCGGCGTCGAACGGCATTGAACTGGTTTTGGGACGACGTATCGGAGGCAGGCCCAGAATCTGGTGGCGTGAGGTCGGATCGGCATGCGTTGCGGTATTGACGTCTCTTTTGTATTCGTACAGGATCCAAGACTTTGGTTGTAGTACTGGCGCAGCGCGGCGCGAGGTAATCGATCGTTTGCGAGGGAAAACTCCTAAAGTTATCAAAATTCAGTTGTTGGAAGAAGCGCATAGCTTCGCTGAAATTGAGATTGATGCTTCGCAGGAAATTAAGCGAACTGAGTCAGGGTATACTTTTCGTGCGCTATTTCGTCTGTTTTGGACCATAATCTGGTACAAAATAGCCCGATAA
- a CDS encoding GNAT family N-acetyltransferase: protein MPTPNEQERRYEPLTLRQFGIELRRMVENDKEVVRLGRNKDFVRENHVYRKIISEAEQDKWFDEMNRKEHYVFVVIHEEKRIGVVYLRDIPENRASSTCGLFFWDDDYISTRIPVFAALLALDFASYHCEVNRIESIVLKDNTAGIKMYTFFGFDLEEKDGDSFLISISRETYLRKRDSLMNFIKRAIKNKAEHELRVFGSPGSLNYDIVNRLLASYANAAT, encoded by the coding sequence ATGCCAACACCAAATGAGCAGGAACGGAGGTATGAGCCGCTGACGCTGCGACAATTCGGAATCGAGCTTCGCCGAATGGTCGAAAATGACAAAGAAGTAGTACGACTCGGGCGCAATAAGGACTTTGTCCGAGAGAACCATGTGTACCGCAAGATTATTTCTGAAGCTGAACAGGATAAATGGTTCGATGAAATGAACCGAAAAGAGCACTATGTATTTGTTGTCATCCATGAGGAAAAGCGCATTGGTGTTGTGTACCTGCGTGATATACCTGAGAATCGGGCTAGCAGCACCTGTGGCTTATTCTTCTGGGATGATGATTATATCTCGACTAGAATACCCGTATTTGCGGCTTTGCTGGCACTTGATTTTGCCAGCTACCACTGCGAGGTGAATCGAATTGAATCGATAGTGCTTAAGGATAACACGGCTGGGATTAAAATGTACACGTTTTTCGGCTTCGATCTGGAAGAAAAAGATGGCGACTCTTTCCTCATTTCAATTAGCAGAGAGACGTACCTGCGGAAACGGGATTCGCTCATGAATTTCATCAAACGTGCCATCAAGAATAAGGCCGAACACGAACTGCGCGTCTTTGGGTCGCCAGGATCGCTAAACTACGATATTGTGAATCGGCTCCTCGCCAGTTACGCGAATGCTGCCACTTAG
- a CDS encoding UbiA family prenyltransferase produces the protein MSTLVIRTWKLFHRLKIPFTLIYFSVNFGFLTRYRFEGNIWLLLAAFTIQNFAMHWFNNLFDSIEDEITGQRTVFSRPSLVLLLAVAATLLSSWMVWYFGFSLLCFTVLFALMFLYSAPIGSWRIKKILYLKNITGSLFWWYIPFTLITASHTTAGFRQVFMENLVLLAIFMPFEPLWDIKDMEGDEASGIKTIPNQFGLAATKLLVVSAFLLLAVVKLSNITYVIFFLIPLSILTIQITPKNKLLISQFIMTFVAFYGLAGHVLLPTLILPMLRK, from the coding sequence ATGAGTACCTTAGTAATACGCACCTGGAAATTGTTTCATCGCCTGAAAATTCCGTTCACATTGATATACTTTTCAGTCAATTTTGGCTTTCTCACGCGCTATAGGTTTGAAGGGAATATATGGCTGCTACTCGCGGCGTTCACGATTCAAAATTTCGCAATGCATTGGTTCAACAATTTGTTTGATTCAATTGAAGATGAAATAACGGGGCAGCGTACTGTCTTCTCCAGGCCATCTCTCGTATTGCTGCTGGCAGTGGCAGCGACTTTATTATCGTCTTGGATGGTCTGGTATTTCGGATTCAGCCTGCTATGCTTCACGGTTCTGTTCGCGTTGATGTTCCTATACAGCGCACCTATTGGGTCTTGGCGAATCAAAAAGATACTGTATCTGAAAAATATCACAGGTAGTCTTTTCTGGTGGTATATTCCCTTCACATTGATAACCGCATCGCATACGACCGCCGGTTTCAGACAGGTGTTCATGGAGAACCTTGTCTTGCTCGCCATTTTTATGCCGTTCGAGCCGCTTTGGGATATTAAGGATATGGAGGGCGACGAGGCTTCGGGGATCAAAACGATTCCCAATCAGTTTGGCCTGGCTGCTACAAAACTGCTGGTTGTATCAGCCTTTTTGCTACTGGCCGTGGTCAAGCTGAGCAATATCACGTATGTGATTTTTTTTCTGATTCCCCTGAGTATTCTGACAATACAGATAACACCTAAAAATAAACTGCTGATTTCACAATTTATCATGACTTTCGTTGCGTTTTACGGCTTAGCGGGGCATGTCCTCTTACCGACTCTTATCTTACCCATGTTGCGAAAATGA
- the gcvT gene encoding glycine cleavage system aminomethyltransferase GcvT, protein MKTTPLFDEHKALGAKFTEFAGYNMPVSYGAVKDEVTAVRSACGMFDVSHMLPIFLHAADNATLVAALDQVCVRSTAKLKPGKAQYNALYNEKAGLVDDITLSSIAENHFAMVANAGNRDAVVAHLKQHCGSTIKIEPWSDYTLIAVQGPKAADFLAKRFSFLDELYYYEVKLAAPKLFIGRMGYTGEDGFEIACNATDGVALWRELATAGVKPCGLAARDVLRLEALMPLYGHELSTDLRPQESGIAFIYQDHDCIAPRELREKPADHTTCGFHLTGEGVPRQGYKVVTSAGAVVGEVTSGTFSFTQNYGMGMMRIQTAAKSGPLFIDIRGDKKPVAILEKSPLQSSVRRRPKKT, encoded by the coding sequence ATGAAAACCACACCGCTCTTCGACGAACACAAGGCATTGGGTGCCAAATTTACTGAATTCGCAGGGTACAATATGCCCGTATCTTACGGTGCGGTGAAAGATGAGGTCACAGCGGTACGCTCTGCCTGTGGCATGTTCGATGTTTCGCATATGTTGCCGATCTTTCTTCACGCTGCCGACAATGCGACACTCGTTGCTGCACTCGATCAGGTCTGTGTGCGCTCAACGGCAAAGCTGAAACCCGGCAAAGCGCAGTACAATGCGCTCTATAACGAAAAGGCCGGCCTCGTCGACGACATTACGCTTTCGTCGATCGCTGAAAACCACTTCGCTATGGTCGCAAATGCGGGCAATCGCGATGCGGTCGTTGCACACCTGAAGCAACATTGCGGCAGCACAATTAAAATCGAACCGTGGAGCGATTATACATTGATCGCCGTGCAGGGCCCCAAGGCAGCCGATTTTCTGGCGAAAAGGTTTTCATTTTTAGATGAGCTTTATTATTACGAGGTTAAACTCGCTGCGCCAAAACTCTTTATAGGCCGCATGGGCTACACGGGCGAAGACGGTTTCGAAATTGCCTGCAATGCGACCGACGGCGTGGCGCTGTGGCGCGAACTCGCAACAGCCGGCGTAAAGCCCTGCGGGCTTGCGGCGCGTGACGTGCTGCGCCTCGAAGCACTGATGCCGCTCTACGGCCACGAACTTTCAACTGACCTCAGACCACAAGAGTCGGGCATTGCATTTATCTATCAGGACCATGACTGCATCGCGCCACGCGAGCTGCGCGAAAAGCCGGCCGACCATACGACCTGTGGCTTTCACCTCACCGGTGAAGGCGTGCCGCGGCAGGGTTACAAAGTTGTCACGTCTGCGGGCGCTGTCGTCGGTGAAGTCACCAGCGGCACGTTTTCTTTCACGCAAAATTACGGCATGGGCATGATGAGGATTCAGACTGCGGCGAAATCTGGGCCGCTGTTCATCGATATCCGCGGTGACAAGAAGCCTGTGGCAATTCTCGAGAAATCGCCGCTGCAGAGCAGCGTGCGCAGAAGGCCCAAAAAGACCTGA
- a CDS encoding TatD family hydrolase gives MPVRFRPRVHETGGAAATTAAGGGSSEILTSRIPLIDSHCHLDMVVERGLSVAEITQTLIANDISGLVEIGADKEAMLWARTLAHTSRQFEVYYTIGHHPGEAKSADASFGLKFIEENKDDERFVAVGEIGLDYYYHADEAPEQKQVFIQFVRAAREVGRGIAIHTREAHRDTVDILKAEASGLPVLIHCFTGNLEEMQEFVAMGCYISFSGIVTFKNATALQEAAKACPLEKILVETDAPFLAPVPHRGKTNQPGFVRDTLDFLAKLRGEDAEILAAACTKNTRDFYQLGLRGRL, from the coding sequence GTGCCGGTTCGATTCCGGCCACGGGTACACGAGACAGGCGGTGCGGCAGCAACTACGGCGGCCGGTGGCGGTTCGTCTGAGATCCTCACTTCTCGCATACCGCTTATAGATTCGCATTGCCATCTCGATATGGTTGTGGAGCGGGGGCTGTCGGTCGCTGAGATCACGCAGACTCTTATTGCCAATGATATTTCTGGCCTGGTTGAGATTGGCGCCGACAAAGAGGCGATGCTGTGGGCACGCACACTGGCGCACACCTCACGGCAATTCGAGGTTTACTACACGATTGGGCACCACCCCGGCGAGGCCAAGTCGGCCGACGCATCTTTTGGTCTGAAGTTCATCGAAGAGAATAAAGATGACGAGCGTTTCGTCGCTGTTGGCGAAATTGGCCTCGACTATTATTACCATGCAGACGAGGCGCCAGAGCAGAAGCAGGTGTTTATCCAGTTTGTCAGGGCGGCGCGTGAAGTTGGCCGGGGTATTGCGATCCATACGCGCGAAGCCCACCGCGATACGGTGGATATTCTGAAGGCCGAAGCCAGTGGCCTGCCCGTTTTGATACATTGCTTCACAGGCAACCTCGAAGAGATGCAAGAGTTTGTCGCGATGGGCTGCTACATCTCGTTTTCGGGCATCGTGACTTTCAAAAATGCGACGGCTTTACAAGAGGCTGCCAAAGCCTGCCCGCTCGAAAAGATTCTGGTCGAAACCGATGCGCCTTTTCTGGCGCCGGTGCCGCACCGGGGCAAGACCAACCAACCCGGTTTTGTACGCGATACGCTCGATTTTCTGGCCAAACTCAGAGGTGAAGATGCCGAAATTCTGGCCGCCGCGTGCACAAAAAACACGCGGGATTTCTACCAATTGGGGCTGCGCGGCAGGCTGTGA
- a CDS encoding glycosyltransferase family 2 protein has translation MELFGLSVIMPVFNNARVLPKTLSALTHYLSREFANYELILVDDDSTDESPKILIAAASDNPNIRLLMHKHNQGQQQTIADGAFLAREEIILAVDADLPCALADLKEMAIMTRKGYEFVMGKRPKNLRRSWWRGVGSRIATMTFRQLYPFKISDFGCGIAAAHRRLIEERRSDAKPVRLLKLELLRLANTYIEIEIHPSENSSTASTSYSFAKLLTLFLALFFSRFR, from the coding sequence ATGGAGCTTTTCGGCCTATCTGTAATCATGCCGGTCTTTAACAACGCCAGGGTATTGCCGAAGACACTCTCAGCGCTTACCCATTACCTGTCCCGAGAGTTCGCAAACTATGAGTTGATTCTTGTGGATGACGACAGCACTGATGAGTCACCGAAGATCCTTATCGCCGCTGCATCTGACAATCCGAACATCCGTTTACTCATGCATAAACATAACCAAGGCCAACAGCAGACAATAGCTGATGGGGCCTTCCTCGCACGAGAGGAAATCATTCTGGCTGTCGACGCCGATCTCCCTTGCGCGCTCGCAGATCTTAAGGAGATGGCGATCATGACTCGAAAAGGTTATGAATTCGTAATGGGCAAAAGACCTAAAAATCTTCGCCGCAGCTGGTGGCGCGGTGTCGGTTCCCGAATCGCTACTATGACCTTTCGTCAACTTTACCCCTTCAAAATTTCCGACTTTGGGTGTGGCATTGCCGCGGCCCATCGCCGCTTGATTGAAGAACGCCGGTCAGATGCGAAGCCTGTCCGCCTTTTGAAACTGGAATTACTTAGATTGGCCAACACATACATTGAGATAGAAATTCATCCTTCCGAAAATTCATCTACAGCAAGCACAAGTTACTCCTTTGCGAAGCTCTTAACGTTGTTTTTGGCACTATTTTTCAGCCGATTTCGATAA
- a CDS encoding GNAT family N-acetyltransferase has protein sequence MQMDETSEYEPLTLTQYGIQLRRMTEADKEMVRVGRNKEFVRNNHVYREIISIEQHETWFREVSSPLHYILIIHYHDRDVGIVIVKDFLPDRMVPRCGAFIWDEDYIGTKVPILSILIALDFFFYNVGISGTESVVLKSNSAAIKMNQFFGFEFTERDSESYNITMDKKTYMANRDRLRAFACRAAKKREEQELKIGGTKSALNLPVINSLLPG, from the coding sequence ATGCAGATGGATGAGACTTCCGAATACGAGCCGCTGACTCTAACGCAGTACGGTATTCAACTGCGGCGCATGACCGAAGCTGATAAAGAAATGGTACGTGTCGGCAGAAATAAGGAGTTTGTTCGGAACAATCATGTTTACCGTGAAATCATATCGATTGAGCAGCACGAGACCTGGTTTAGAGAAGTATCGTCGCCGTTACACTATATATTAATTATTCATTACCATGACCGGGATGTTGGTATTGTCATAGTCAAAGATTTCCTTCCGGATCGAATGGTGCCCCGATGCGGCGCGTTCATATGGGACGAGGACTACATCGGAACCAAGGTTCCGATTCTAAGTATTCTCATTGCGCTGGATTTCTTTTTCTATAACGTTGGAATCTCCGGCACGGAATCCGTGGTACTCAAAAGCAATTCTGCGGCGATCAAGATGAATCAATTTTTTGGATTCGAGTTCACTGAGCGAGATAGCGAATCTTATAATATCACTATGGACAAGAAGACTTACATGGCGAACAGAGACCGCCTCAGGGCATTCGCCTGCCGCGCAGCCAAAAAGAGGGAAGAGCAGGAGTTGAAAATCGGCGGCACCAAGAGCGCACTCAATCTTCCGGTAATAAATTCGTTACTGCCTGGTTGA
- a CDS encoding class I SAM-dependent methyltransferase has translation MPRPEVLQNYYSGYFDSSAAAGESDAVCVTFQGIERFACHLIRAMPLAAGTSPVRILDYGGGDGSLALAIAKYLGKRPVSITLVDYQEPRAMPVPEHVQVVHLTELSQVQEKDPGRKFDIVLASAVTEHIPELNGVLNLLFGMIEPGGYFYARTPYMSNLIAYLRFIDFVYPAHVHDLGASFWNRITKTFHLNADIIVSRPSIVESEWRKAFIRTLVAYTLKFPAHIEGKIAPHRVDRWWNLVGGWEVVLRTRQ, from the coding sequence ATGCCCCGACCTGAAGTTCTGCAAAACTACTATTCCGGTTATTTCGATTCGAGTGCAGCGGCGGGGGAAAGCGATGCCGTTTGTGTGACATTCCAGGGAATCGAGCGTTTCGCCTGCCATCTGATCAGGGCCATGCCTCTAGCAGCAGGCACTTCGCCAGTGCGCATTCTCGATTATGGTGGCGGCGATGGGTCTTTGGCGCTGGCGATAGCGAAATATCTGGGTAAGCGGCCTGTTTCGATCACGCTGGTTGACTACCAAGAACCTCGGGCGATGCCTGTGCCGGAGCATGTGCAGGTGGTGCACCTTACAGAACTAAGTCAGGTTCAGGAAAAGGATCCAGGACGGAAGTTTGATATCGTGCTCGCCTCGGCAGTTACAGAGCATATTCCCGAGCTGAACGGGGTTCTAAACTTGCTATTCGGCATGATAGAGCCGGGTGGCTACTTCTACGCCAGAACCCCCTACATGAGTAATCTCATCGCTTACCTGCGATTCATCGACTTTGTGTACCCGGCCCATGTGCACGACCTGGGGGCATCGTTCTGGAACCGAATAACCAAGACTTTCCACTTGAATGCGGATATCATCGTTTCCCGTCCTTCCATTGTGGAATCGGAATGGCGCAAGGCATTTATAAGGACCCTCGTAGCCTATACTCTCAAATTTCCGGCGCACATCGAGGGGAAAATCGCACCGCATCGGGTCGATCGGTGGTGGAACCTGGTCGGGGGGTGGGAAGTCGTGTTGCGCACGCGCCAGTGA
- a CDS encoding aspartyl/asparaginyl beta-hydroxylase domain-containing protein, translating to MSNLVNKLIRIVFAPVSRGYGAFLSLFFQTKPFYDPATISWAARLEEHWLEIRSELDALMRLQADQLPSFSDLAPGEEMFRHVRWKVFMFRAYGHFIEQNCRLCPRTTELISGIPDITTAFFSILHPRMHIPPHRGPFHGVLRCHLALIVPGRAGEALCRIRVADEVRTWEEGKILLFDDTFWHEVWNDSDLPRVVLFMDVKKRLPWPINWINGITYWILSRVFLPIMADRKQMQVRPAKLS from the coding sequence TTGAGCAATTTGGTTAACAAGCTGATTAGGATCGTGTTCGCGCCGGTCTCGCGTGGTTACGGCGCATTTCTCTCGCTTTTTTTCCAGACGAAACCATTTTATGATCCGGCGACGATTTCCTGGGCAGCGAGACTGGAAGAGCATTGGCTGGAGATCCGGTCCGAGCTGGACGCGCTCATGCGGCTACAGGCCGACCAGTTGCCTTCGTTCAGCGACCTCGCGCCAGGCGAGGAGATGTTCAGGCACGTGCGCTGGAAGGTCTTCATGTTTAGGGCTTACGGGCACTTCATAGAGCAGAACTGCAGGCTGTGTCCCCGGACGACGGAGCTGATTTCCGGGATTCCCGACATCACGACGGCGTTCTTTTCGATTCTGCATCCGCGCATGCACATTCCCCCGCACCGCGGTCCCTTTCACGGCGTCTTGCGTTGCCACCTTGCACTCATCGTTCCCGGCAGGGCGGGCGAAGCCCTGTGCCGGATTCGGGTGGCTGACGAAGTTCGAACGTGGGAAGAGGGGAAAATCCTGCTTTTCGATGACACCTTCTGGCACGAGGTGTGGAATGATTCCGATTTACCGCGCGTGGTCCTCTTCATGGACGTAAAGAAAAGGCTCCCCTGGCCGATTAATTGGATCAACGGCATTACATATTGGATCCTATCGAGGGTCTTTTTGCCGATCATGGCCGACAGGAAGCAGATGCAAGTGCGACCTGCTAAGCTGAGCTAG
- a CDS encoding aspartyl/asparaginyl beta-hydroxylase domain-containing protein — MKGQGILYRIVSWCGQRFIAVSEYVLRRYSSPAIKEPGWVANLCLYTDTMRAEFLQLFDENIREYGMISPEQRRITGGNSWKIFILKAYGRTFRENCLQAKETARLCLSIPEITSAAFSVLEHGTHITPHRGVYAGVLRCIIPLIVPDGDCGIRVGERVYRWQVGKPVLFDDTIEHEAWNRTQERRVALLIDYVQPLPQPLAAINRCVIWLIGRSPFIGRMLRASM; from the coding sequence ATGAAAGGGCAGGGTATACTCTATCGCATCGTATCCTGGTGTGGTCAGCGATTTATCGCAGTTAGCGAATATGTCCTGCGAAGATACTCCAGCCCGGCTATCAAAGAACCCGGTTGGGTGGCAAATCTTTGTCTGTATACCGACACAATGCGTGCGGAGTTTCTGCAATTATTCGACGAAAACATTCGCGAATATGGCATGATCTCGCCGGAGCAACGTCGTATTACCGGAGGAAACTCCTGGAAGATATTCATCCTCAAGGCTTACGGGCGCACATTTCGGGAAAATTGCCTCCAGGCAAAAGAGACCGCGCGTCTGTGTCTCAGTATACCTGAAATTACTTCGGCCGCTTTCTCCGTGTTGGAACATGGTACGCACATTACCCCTCACCGGGGCGTGTATGCCGGCGTACTGCGCTGCATCATTCCATTGATTGTCCCCGACGGCGACTGTGGCATTCGCGTCGGAGAAAGAGTGTACCGTTGGCAGGTCGGAAAACCAGTGCTGTTTGACGATACAATCGAACACGAGGCATGGAATCGCACCCAGGAAAGACGCGTTGCCCTGCTCATTGACTATGTTCAACCGCTGCCGCAGCCGCTTGCCGCGATCAATCGTTGCGTGATTTGGCTGATTGGCAGATCGCCGTTCATTGGTCGAATGTTGCGGGCGAGTATGTAA